A section of the Pseudomonas prosekii genome encodes:
- a CDS encoding response regulator, with product MSQTATILVIDDEPQIRKFLRISLASQGYKVLEAGTGNEGLAQAALSKPDLLVLDLGLPDMDGQQVLREFREWSSVPVLVLSVRASEGQKVEALDGGANDYVTKPFGIQEFLARVRALLRQAPSGEAQQAALTFGPLTVDLAYRRVLLDGAEVALTRKEYAVLAQLARHPGRVITQQQLLKEIWGPTHTEDSHYLRIVVGHLRQKLADDPTRPRFIVTEAGVGYRLLGEGGL from the coding sequence ATGAGCCAGACCGCGACCATTTTGGTCATCGACGACGAACCGCAGATCCGCAAATTCCTGCGCATCAGCCTCGCTTCCCAAGGCTACAAAGTGCTGGAGGCGGGCACCGGTAATGAAGGCCTGGCGCAAGCGGCGCTAAGCAAACCGGACTTGCTGGTGCTCGACCTCGGCCTGCCGGACATGGACGGCCAGCAAGTGCTGCGCGAGTTTCGCGAATGGTCGAGCGTGCCGGTGCTGGTGCTGTCGGTGCGCGCCAGCGAAGGGCAGAAAGTCGAGGCGCTGGATGGCGGCGCCAATGACTACGTGACCAAACCGTTCGGCATTCAGGAGTTTCTCGCACGCGTGCGCGCGTTATTGCGCCAGGCACCGAGCGGCGAAGCACAGCAAGCGGCGCTGACGTTCGGCCCGTTGACCGTGGACCTGGCCTATCGGCGGGTGCTGCTCGACGGCGCCGAAGTCGCGCTCACCCGCAAGGAATACGCGGTGTTGGCGCAACTGGCGCGGCATCCTGGGCGGGTGATTACCCAGCAGCAATTGCTCAAGGAGATCTGGGGCCCGACGCACACCGAGGACAGCCATTATTTACGGATTGTGGTCGGGCATTTACGGCAGAAACTGGCCGACGATCCGACCCGACCACGGTTTATCGTGACCGAGGCAGGGGTTGGTTATCGGTTGTTGGGGGAGGGTGGTCTGTAG
- a CDS encoding patatin-like phospholipase family protein: protein MKKRVALVLGSGGARGYAHIGVIEEIERRGYDIACIAGCSMGAVVGGIYAAGKLKDYRDWIESLDYLDVLRLVDVSFRLGAIRGEKVFGQIRKIVGEINIEDLRIPYTAVATDLTNQQEIWFQEGCLHQAMRASAAIPSLFTPVMQGNRMLVDGGLLNPLPIVPVVSSHCDLIIAVNLNSTNQRHYQLPVIPRPPAFKSRFNNLISSLGSKMPFRRKQAEQLLLLEQEALKAEAADINPWIESAEPQAQQPAAAPQADGAPKSATGSFIIDNVGPASLLDLINQSFEVMQTSLAQYKIAGYPPDVLINVPKRVCRFFEFYKAPELIALGREIASDTMDRYESEQKRDS, encoded by the coding sequence ATGAAAAAGCGTGTCGCACTGGTGCTGGGCTCAGGTGGAGCCCGGGGCTATGCCCATATCGGTGTCATTGAGGAGATCGAACGGCGTGGTTACGACATCGCGTGCATTGCCGGGTGCTCGATGGGCGCGGTGGTCGGCGGGATTTATGCCGCCGGCAAACTCAAGGATTATCGCGACTGGATCGAAAGCCTCGACTACCTCGACGTGCTGCGGCTGGTCGATGTCAGCTTCCGTCTGGGGGCGATTCGTGGCGAAAAAGTCTTCGGCCAGATCCGCAAGATCGTCGGCGAAATCAACATTGAAGATTTGCGTATTCCCTACACGGCGGTGGCCACGGACCTGACCAATCAGCAGGAAATCTGGTTTCAGGAAGGTTGCCTGCATCAAGCGATGCGCGCCTCGGCGGCGATCCCCAGTTTGTTCACGCCGGTGATGCAGGGTAATCGGATGCTGGTTGATGGCGGTCTGTTGAATCCGTTGCCGATCGTGCCGGTGGTGTCGAGCCATTGCGATTTGATCATCGCGGTCAATCTCAACTCGACCAACCAGCGGCATTACCAATTGCCGGTGATTCCGCGTCCGCCGGCGTTCAAGTCGCGTTTCAATAACCTGATCAGTTCGCTCGGTTCGAAGATGCCGTTTCGCCGCAAACAGGCTGAACAGTTGCTGTTGCTGGAACAGGAAGCGCTGAAGGCGGAAGCGGCGGATATCAACCCGTGGATCGAGTCGGCCGAACCGCAAGCGCAACAACCGGCAGCGGCTCCGCAAGCCGATGGCGCACCGAAATCCGCGACCGGCTCGTTCATCATCGACAACGTCGGGCCGGCGTCATTGCTGGATTTGATCAACCAGAGTTTCGAGGTGATGCAGACCTCGTTGGCGCAGTACAAGATCGCCGGGTATCCGCCGGACGTGCTGATCAACGTGCCGAAGCGTGTGTGCCGGTTTTTCGAGTTTTACAAAGCGCCGGAGTTGATCGCGCTGGGCCGCGAGATTGCCAGCGATACGATGGACCGTTATGAGAGTGAGCAGAAGCGTGATTCTTGA